A part of Desulfovibrio inopinatus DSM 10711 genomic DNA contains:
- the shc gene encoding squalene--hopene cyclase has protein sequence MNYFNTVGGMKPISLAGQRAREAAKKAIEFLLVRQQREGCWVFDLEADVTIPAEYVMLQRFLGRDPGDDFRRRVRNYLLAKQMPDGGWPLFDVDGPADVSASVKAYFALKLMGEDQNAPHMVRARQCILSLGGAAAVNVFTRITLALFGQIPWHTAPAMPVEIVLLPRWFFFHLSKVSYWSRTVMVPLLLLYAKQPICQLEPRECLFELFVKPATKIVHIDGFVPQSSRKNLFILLDRTLKRVMHRLPKKLHEKAVAMALIWTRERMQGAGGIGAIYPAMANAVMALRVYGASDDDPDFVRGMKALDDLMLGKIDIGKGNAGGPSACVISGAELSAAPELDPSQVADQASSLLCATCQPCVSPIWDTCLSLSALCESGLGPGHAAVDVGVRWLFDQQIFTPGDWSQTLPHIEPGGFAFQFENNLYPDVDDTSMVVMALLRAKSLDDAFYRERLVRAVRWTVAMQNSDGGWAAFDIDNDALYLNDIPFADHGALLDPSTSDLTGRCIEMLGMLGYGPDFKPVARGIAFLKKEQEPCGGWFGRWGVNYLYGTWSVLAGLASAGEDMQADYIRHAVAWLKSCQNPDGGFGETCLSYNDPSLAGKGDSTPSQTAWGLLGLLAAGEVNSQTVSRAVNYLVTRQKRNGTWDELHYTGTGFPRVFYLRYHGYRHYFPLWALSVYRRLCDGEPTRQAEVRVTDFESYACLGGL, from the coding sequence ATGAACTATTTCAATACGGTTGGCGGGATGAAGCCAATTTCGCTTGCTGGCCAACGTGCACGTGAGGCGGCCAAAAAAGCGATCGAATTCCTTCTTGTTCGGCAGCAGCGGGAGGGATGCTGGGTTTTTGACCTTGAAGCCGATGTCACTATTCCCGCTGAATATGTCATGTTGCAACGGTTTCTCGGGCGTGATCCCGGAGACGACTTTCGGCGTCGGGTACGGAATTACCTGCTTGCCAAACAAATGCCGGATGGTGGGTGGCCGCTCTTTGATGTCGATGGCCCGGCGGACGTCAGTGCGTCCGTGAAAGCCTATTTTGCTCTCAAACTTATGGGGGAAGACCAGAATGCTCCGCATATGGTGCGTGCAAGGCAGTGTATTCTGAGTCTGGGCGGAGCTGCTGCTGTTAATGTGTTTACCCGCATTACGCTCGCACTTTTTGGACAAATCCCTTGGCATACCGCTCCAGCGATGCCTGTGGAAATTGTCTTGTTGCCGCGTTGGTTCTTTTTTCACCTGTCCAAGGTTTCCTACTGGTCGCGTACAGTTATGGTTCCGCTGCTGTTGTTGTATGCAAAACAGCCAATTTGTCAGTTGGAACCGCGAGAATGTCTTTTTGAATTGTTTGTCAAACCCGCTACAAAAATCGTTCATATCGACGGTTTCGTTCCACAAAGCTCACGGAAAAACCTCTTCATTCTTCTCGACCGTACGTTGAAACGCGTCATGCATCGTTTGCCGAAAAAGCTGCATGAAAAAGCTGTGGCCATGGCCCTTATCTGGACTCGCGAGCGTATGCAGGGAGCAGGCGGCATCGGTGCCATTTATCCGGCCATGGCCAATGCGGTGATGGCTCTTCGGGTGTATGGAGCATCGGATGACGATCCTGATTTCGTCCGTGGCATGAAGGCGCTGGACGATCTCATGCTCGGTAAAATCGATATTGGGAAAGGCAATGCTGGCGGACCATCTGCTTGTGTCATCTCTGGGGCGGAACTCTCTGCTGCACCGGAACTTGACCCCAGTCAGGTTGCCGACCAGGCTTCGTCTCTTCTCTGCGCGACGTGCCAACCCTGTGTCTCTCCTATTTGGGATACGTGTCTATCGTTGTCTGCATTGTGTGAATCCGGTCTTGGACCAGGTCACGCAGCCGTGGATGTAGGGGTACGATGGCTTTTTGATCAACAGATTTTTACGCCGGGAGACTGGTCACAAACGTTGCCACACATTGAACCGGGAGGCTTTGCCTTTCAATTCGAGAATAATCTGTATCCCGATGTCGATGATACTTCCATGGTTGTCATGGCTTTGCTCCGGGCGAAGAGTCTTGACGATGCATTTTACCGGGAACGTTTGGTTCGTGCGGTCCGATGGACCGTTGCAATGCAGAATTCAGACGGAGGGTGGGCTGCTTTTGATATCGACAACGACGCATTGTATCTTAACGATATTCCTTTTGCCGATCACGGCGCGCTATTGGACCCGAGTACGTCCGATTTGACCGGTCGTTGTATCGAAATGCTCGGTATGCTTGGGTATGGTCCTGATTTCAAACCTGTTGCCCGCGGTATCGCCTTTCTGAAAAAAGAACAGGAACCCTGTGGTGGGTGGTTTGGACGCTGGGGCGTCAATTATTTATACGGAACCTGGTCGGTGCTGGCCGGACTTGCTTCGGCCGGAGAGGATATGCAGGCCGATTATATACGACATGCTGTCGCCTGGCTGAAAAGTTGCCAGAATCCGGATGGCGGCTTCGGCGAAACATGCTTGAGCTACAATGATCCGTCCTTGGCCGGAAAAGGAGACAGCACGCCTTCGCAAACCGCGTGGGGGCTTCTGGGCCTGCTTGCAGCGGGAGAAGTAAACAGTCAGACGGTGAGTCGGGCCGTCAATTATCTCGTCACTCGTCAAAAGCGTAACGGGACTTGGGACGAGCTCCATTATACGGGCACAGGATTTCCTCGGGTTTTTTATCTTCGGTATCATGGATACCGACACTATTTTCCGCTGTGGGCGCTCTCCGTCTATCGACGGTTATGCGATGGCGAACCGACGCGGCAGGCTGAGGTTCGCGTCACTGATTTTGAATCTTACGCATGCCTTGGTGGTTTGTAG
- a CDS encoding PAS domain S-box protein yields the protein MNTAPLFSHKSPSLSFISRRFLFLGSAISIILILLYSIILVVDLNKERRNAIAFLISSNNATLAIEKSNIETLFLTAFSEIQFLPNMYDMQLFLAAQTPYAQSRLENNLSQLYYSTLSYQHIHLIRPNGEEVISITNGDIDALDKPLNVSAELYFQKGMKLTRGEISIEDVDNIGPNDHRVAPQPGFQLITKVYDISDKFFGLLVLEYNASIFLNQLPLPSQLSSWFVSLANEQGEWIVPPKVSSGDNTSPAQHPPKYQDTFPQIWQDARSSESGSVVTENGLLSYQTIHIAHLADRMRSDFHIVTESSNNLLLTAVIPPPALSEHLLPLINRFFILLGAGSIVLILLTCFAVSAWDSRLRSERRAKEHAQKLTQLNSNLAQEAAKRAQAQEEAATERARLLTFLDAADRVGVIVTDVTGIIRFVSRGAEILLGYRAEELVDKMTPVIFHDPQETEELALSIKAETGRLPSPFEALIHFAKQGRQDAGDRILISKDGKHIPVNFVVSPIYDENQLLTGFIGVAIDISEQHKAMLAVRESAARFEAMSEASHDAQVLINASGNILYWNSAAEALFGYSAEEALGKDVHNMVALPEQRSQARKGLRHFSESGRGEAIGNVLEFEALRKDGSRVQIERAVASFHFEGKWYAVGNVRDITERKAIEQQLRTSQERLDLALEGGGLGLWDWNITTGELYFNDQWTGMLGYDRKEITPFFIHWLQLIHHDDLAEVKAGLNMHLNGETPVFRAEYRMKSKEGIWKWILSMGKVVERDSLGRPHRAVGTHMDITETKRVEEALRESRELLRATQDIAMVGGWQYDVATGTLTWTDQVYTIHELPIGTTVSIEQAAAFYPPEYRDIIQNAFKACLNDGTPYNLELELLTASGTRKYVRAMGAAETNHGHVVKVSGTLQDVNDRKVAEHQLEELKRRLELALVSSDSGLWDWNVITGDLYIDDKWAAILGYTRDELPPHVSTWEKTVHPEDMSGVMVRLEKSHRPDATELYEAEYRAPTKSGEQIWILARGRVVERDENGAPLRMIGIIQDITARKNLEERLRLATEEATQASRAKSDFLARMSHEIRTPMNAIIGLSHLALQTSLDAQQHGYIIKVQNSAKALLGIINDILDFSKIEAGKLVLEHTNFNLDTTMADLANVAGLSAEQKGLEFIISTAPDVPRQLTGDPLRLSQVLLNLTANAVKFTDSGEVMVSVGMKQATNSRVTLEFCVQDTGVGLTEKQIQRLFESFTQADESTTRKYGGTGLGLTISKRLVELMGGEIWVHSIPGQGSAFHFTIVLDRPTNQGETVRNLCSHFLGKRTLVVDDNMTARQILTRDLESLCFSVTSCASEKEALRLLYTEGPTYTFIFIDSQTSDINTLELVHTIRRDPAFTDTKIVLLTTNEHIDIIPQAQQAGVDTVLVKPVHRSLLYDTLTQTLHEQTLILDSPQPDTDLETALRRIREATILVVEDNPINQQVAQELLENEGFVVTLADSGKAAIQLLKSTTFDIVLMDVQMPGMDGYEATRAIRNQLKLVDIPIIAMTAHALVGDREKSLKSGMNEHITKPIDPSILFKTLTKWILPRNKTIYRPSDRTQKNIVLPDSLPGIDISSGLTRVAGNASLYRKLLWDFVRHHESAGTDLNTHLASGDITTALRLLHTVKGVAGNIAAKKLSIEARDLELRLKEEQTIPPEAFAGFTQALESVIEGIHRFCPETTSDVSTESEMDRTQAGKKAAHLSSLLAENSFDAESAFVEFKNSMAGLADKRLDELHSAIDEFDFEKAQSLITQLINEFDLSPGAMGRPTS from the coding sequence GTGAATACCGCCCCGCTATTTTCACACAAATCGCCTTCCCTGTCTTTCATCAGTCGGCGTTTTCTGTTTTTGGGAAGCGCGATATCGATTATCCTTATCCTTCTCTACAGTATCATTCTTGTTGTCGACCTTAATAAAGAGCGGCGCAACGCAATCGCATTCCTGATTTCATCAAACAATGCGACGCTTGCAATAGAAAAATCCAATATAGAAACCCTCTTTCTCACGGCGTTTTCCGAAATTCAGTTCCTGCCCAATATGTACGACATGCAACTCTTTCTTGCGGCACAAACCCCATACGCTCAGTCGCGACTTGAAAACAACCTTTCACAACTCTATTACAGCACACTTTCGTACCAACATATCCATCTCATACGACCGAATGGCGAGGAAGTGATTTCCATTACAAATGGCGATATAGACGCACTGGATAAACCTCTCAACGTTTCTGCAGAGCTGTATTTCCAAAAAGGCATGAAACTTACTCGAGGGGAAATCAGTATTGAGGATGTAGACAATATTGGGCCCAACGACCATCGCGTTGCTCCGCAGCCAGGTTTTCAACTTATTACCAAAGTCTATGATATCTCTGACAAATTTTTTGGACTTCTCGTCTTGGAATACAATGCTTCAATCTTTCTCAACCAACTTCCTCTTCCTTCTCAGCTATCATCATGGTTTGTCTCATTAGCCAATGAGCAAGGAGAGTGGATCGTTCCTCCCAAAGTATCATCAGGCGACAACACATCTCCAGCACAGCATCCTCCAAAGTATCAAGATACATTTCCCCAAATATGGCAAGACGCCCGTTCTTCCGAATCAGGTTCTGTTGTGACAGAGAATGGACTCTTGAGTTACCAAACTATCCATATTGCTCACCTCGCCGACCGCATGCGTTCCGACTTTCATATTGTCACGGAATCATCCAATAATTTACTGCTCACGGCGGTCATTCCTCCGCCTGCATTATCCGAGCATTTGCTCCCACTTATAAACCGCTTTTTTATATTGCTTGGCGCTGGTTCTATTGTTCTCATATTACTGACCTGCTTTGCCGTCTCCGCCTGGGACAGTCGCTTACGCTCAGAACGTCGAGCCAAGGAACACGCACAAAAACTGACACAACTCAATAGCAACCTGGCGCAGGAAGCTGCAAAACGAGCGCAAGCCCAAGAAGAAGCCGCAACAGAACGTGCCCGCCTGCTTACTTTTCTTGACGCGGCTGATCGTGTGGGTGTTATCGTCACCGACGTAACTGGTATTATCCGTTTTGTTAGTCGTGGAGCCGAAATTCTTCTCGGCTACCGCGCTGAAGAACTCGTCGACAAGATGACACCGGTGATCTTCCATGATCCACAAGAAACTGAAGAACTAGCGTTGAGTATTAAAGCGGAGACCGGTCGCCTCCCCTCCCCATTTGAAGCACTAATCCATTTCGCCAAACAAGGGAGGCAAGACGCAGGAGACCGTATTCTTATATCGAAAGACGGGAAACACATCCCTGTCAATTTTGTTGTCTCCCCTATCTACGATGAAAACCAATTGCTGACTGGATTCATCGGCGTTGCCATCGATATTAGTGAACAGCACAAAGCCATGCTTGCGGTGAGGGAGTCGGCCGCACGCTTCGAAGCCATGAGTGAAGCATCCCATGACGCCCAGGTACTCATCAATGCCTCTGGAAACATACTGTATTGGAATAGCGCTGCAGAAGCCCTTTTCGGCTACAGTGCCGAAGAAGCACTGGGAAAAGATGTCCATAATATGGTCGCACTTCCAGAACAGAGATCACAAGCACGAAAGGGATTACGCCATTTTTCAGAATCTGGACGCGGTGAAGCCATTGGGAATGTACTCGAGTTCGAAGCACTACGAAAAGATGGTTCACGAGTGCAAATCGAACGCGCAGTGGCATCGTTCCACTTCGAAGGGAAATGGTACGCTGTCGGCAATGTTCGCGATATTACAGAACGCAAAGCCATCGAACAACAATTACGCACCAGTCAGGAACGTCTTGATCTCGCACTGGAGGGTGGTGGTCTCGGGCTTTGGGATTGGAATATCACGACCGGTGAACTTTATTTCAATGATCAATGGACCGGCATGCTCGGCTATGATCGAAAGGAAATCACCCCGTTTTTTATACACTGGTTGCAGTTAATCCATCATGATGACCTGGCAGAAGTAAAAGCAGGTCTCAATATGCATTTAAACGGGGAAACACCTGTTTTTCGTGCCGAATACCGTATGAAATCCAAAGAGGGTATTTGGAAATGGATTCTTTCCATGGGCAAAGTGGTCGAACGCGATTCCCTGGGACGCCCTCACCGTGCTGTAGGGACACATATGGATATCACCGAGACAAAAAGAGTTGAAGAAGCCCTTCGAGAAAGTCGGGAACTCTTACGCGCTACGCAAGATATCGCCATGGTTGGAGGCTGGCAATACGACGTGGCCACCGGCACGCTCACCTGGACAGACCAAGTGTATACCATTCACGAACTTCCTATCGGCACAACAGTGTCCATAGAACAAGCCGCGGCATTCTACCCTCCGGAATATCGAGACATTATACAGAATGCGTTTAAAGCCTGCCTCAACGACGGAACTCCATACAATCTCGAACTCGAACTCCTGACGGCATCCGGCACACGAAAATATGTTCGGGCGATGGGAGCGGCGGAAACCAATCATGGTCATGTTGTGAAAGTTTCCGGAACATTGCAGGACGTGAACGACCGAAAAGTTGCCGAGCACCAGCTTGAAGAACTCAAGAGACGTTTGGAACTCGCTCTTGTCTCATCGGACTCGGGCCTGTGGGATTGGAACGTGATCACAGGAGATCTCTATATAGATGACAAATGGGCGGCTATTCTCGGGTATACCAGAGATGAATTGCCTCCACATGTCTCGACATGGGAAAAAACCGTTCATCCTGAAGATATGTCAGGTGTTATGGTACGACTCGAAAAAAGTCACCGTCCCGACGCAACCGAACTCTACGAAGCAGAATATCGCGCCCCGACCAAAAGTGGTGAACAGATATGGATTCTTGCTCGTGGTCGAGTGGTCGAACGTGACGAGAACGGCGCGCCTTTGCGTATGATTGGCATCATCCAAGACATCACTGCAAGAAAGAACCTTGAAGAACGATTGCGCCTGGCGACGGAAGAGGCCACGCAAGCCAGTCGAGCCAAAAGCGACTTTCTTGCGCGAATGAGCCACGAAATTCGCACACCGATGAACGCTATTATCGGCTTGTCTCACCTTGCGCTGCAAACGTCTCTCGATGCACAGCAACACGGCTATATCATCAAAGTACAAAACTCAGCGAAAGCCCTGTTGGGCATCATCAACGACATCCTCGACTTCTCGAAAATCGAAGCGGGAAAACTTGTTCTCGAACATACGAACTTCAATCTCGACACCACAATGGCCGATCTCGCCAACGTTGCCGGCCTGAGCGCCGAACAAAAAGGCCTCGAATTTATTATTTCGACGGCTCCCGATGTTCCGCGACAACTGACTGGGGATCCGCTCCGGCTCAGCCAAGTTCTCCTCAATCTGACGGCTAATGCAGTCAAATTCACGGACTCAGGGGAAGTCATGGTGTCTGTCGGGATGAAGCAAGCGACCAATAGTCGCGTCACATTGGAATTCTGTGTGCAAGACACAGGAGTCGGGTTGACAGAAAAACAAATTCAACGCTTATTCGAGTCGTTTACTCAGGCTGATGAATCCACCACACGCAAATATGGAGGAACAGGACTCGGACTGACCATCAGCAAACGACTCGTCGAGTTGATGGGGGGAGAAATATGGGTCCACTCCATTCCGGGACAAGGCAGTGCATTTCATTTCACGATTGTTTTAGACCGCCCCACAAACCAGGGTGAGACCGTACGGAACTTATGTTCCCATTTTCTTGGAAAGCGTACCCTCGTTGTGGATGACAACATGACAGCCCGTCAAATCCTGACCCGTGACCTCGAATCACTCTGCTTCAGCGTAACAAGTTGTGCTTCAGAAAAAGAAGCGCTCCGTTTACTCTACACAGAAGGACCAACGTATACATTTATTTTCATTGATAGTCAGACATCTGATATCAATACACTCGAACTCGTCCACACCATCCGGCGTGATCCAGCATTCACAGACACAAAAATTGTACTCCTCACGACCAATGAACACATCGATATTATTCCCCAAGCACAACAGGCCGGGGTCGACACCGTTCTTGTCAAACCCGTGCATCGCTCGTTGTTATATGACACTTTGACACAAACCCTTCACGAACAAACTCTCATTTTAGACTCTCCTCAACCTGATACCGACCTTGAAACTGCATTGAGGCGTATTCGCGAGGCAACGATTCTCGTTGTTGAAGACAATCCCATAAATCAGCAAGTAGCGCAGGAACTTCTTGAAAATGAAGGCTTTGTGGTCACTTTGGCCGATAGCGGCAAAGCCGCCATCCAGCTCCTCAAGAGCACCACATTTGATATTGTACTTATGGATGTCCAGATGCCGGGAATGGATGGGTACGAGGCAACACGTGCCATACGAAACCAATTGAAGCTTGTGGATATTCCTATCATTGCCATGACCGCTCATGCGCTTGTCGGCGACCGTGAGAAAAGCCTCAAATCCGGTATGAATGAGCATATTACAAAACCAATTGATCCGAGCATCCTGTTTAAGACCCTGACGAAGTGGATTCTTCCCAGGAACAAAACCATCTACCGCCCCTCAGATCGAACGCAGAAGAACATCGTCCTGCCCGACAGCTTGCCCGGCATCGATATTTCATCGGGGCTTACCCGCGTCGCTGGCAATGCATCATTGTATCGCAAGCTGTTGTGGGATTTCGTTCGTCATCACGAATCAGCAGGTACAGATTTGAATACACATCTTGCTTCCGGTGACATAACCACGGCTTTACGTCTGCTCCATACAGTCAAAGGTGTTGCTGGCAATATTGCGGCAAAAAAATTGTCCATTGAGGCAAGAGATCTCGAACTCCGCCTGAAAGAAGAACAGACCATTCCCCCCGAAGCATTCGCCGGATTTACCCAAGCTCTCGAATCTGTTATAGAAGGAATACACCGCTTTTGCCCCGAAACAACTTCGGACGTTTCCACAGAAAGCGAAATGGATCGAACGCAGGCAGGGAAAAAAGCAGCTCACTTGTCCAGCCTGCTTGCGGAGAACAGTTTTGATGCTGAATCTGCATTTGTTGAGTTCAAGAACAGCATGGCAGGCTTGGCCGATAAACGTTTGGATGAACTCCACAGTGCCATTGACGAGTTCGACTTTGAAAAAGCGCAAAGCCTGATCACGCAACTTATAAACGAATTTGACCTTAGCCCAGGCGCTATGGGACGCCCAACATCATGA
- a CDS encoding diguanylate cyclase — protein MMSRPRKILIIDDSTSSIRILGTALRGLYDVLVATNGEKGLEVAAAQSPDLILLDIMMPGINGYEVCRRLKEDPHLSSIPVIFITAKDDEEDEEQGLNLGAVDYITKPFRLPIVLARVRTHLRLKEKSDLLERLASVDGLTDIPNRRRFDEVLDMEFQRARRDGTPLGVILIDIDFFKHFNDTYGHAAGDECLRRVARVLSRSLKRPADFVARYGGEEFVAVVPGTPLDGTMALADAMRQSVFEEHIPHAASTAADFVTISLGAESLVPHSTDSSEQLLKNADEALYLAKQNGRNQVQTLAAQTPPKES, from the coding sequence ATGATGAGCCGGCCGCGTAAGATACTGATCATAGATGACTCCACCTCAAGTATACGAATTCTTGGCACGGCCCTCCGTGGACTCTATGACGTCTTGGTCGCTACAAACGGCGAAAAAGGACTTGAGGTTGCTGCGGCGCAATCGCCTGATCTCATTTTACTCGATATCATGATGCCTGGAATCAACGGGTACGAGGTCTGTCGTCGATTGAAAGAAGATCCGCACCTCTCCTCTATCCCCGTTATTTTTATTACCGCCAAAGACGATGAGGAAGACGAGGAACAAGGTCTCAATCTCGGGGCTGTCGACTACATCACCAAACCGTTTCGTTTGCCGATTGTCCTGGCCCGCGTTCGGACCCACCTTCGACTCAAAGAAAAAAGCGACTTGTTGGAGCGGCTTGCGTCCGTTGACGGATTGACCGACATTCCGAATAGACGTCGATTCGACGAAGTCCTCGATATGGAATTTCAACGCGCCAGACGAGATGGCACACCTCTTGGTGTTATTCTCATCGACATTGACTTCTTCAAGCATTTCAATGACACTTATGGACATGCCGCTGGCGATGAATGTCTTCGCCGCGTCGCCAGAGTGCTTTCCCGAAGTCTCAAACGTCCGGCAGATTTTGTGGCACGCTATGGCGGCGAAGAATTCGTCGCGGTTGTCCCAGGAACACCACTCGATGGCACGATGGCATTGGCCGACGCCATGCGTCAATCCGTTTTTGAAGAACATATCCCTCATGCAGCCTCCACAGCTGCCGACTTCGTCACCATCAGCCTTGGGGCGGAATCGCTTGTGCCGCACTCCACCGACTCATCTGAACAACTTTTGAAAAATGCCGACGAAGCGCTCTACCTCGCAAAACAAAACGGCCGCAATCAAGTGCAAACACTTGCAGCTCAAACACCTCCGAAGGAATCATGA
- a CDS encoding PP2C family protein-serine/threonine phosphatase, with product MTDRRRVLIVDDMPQNIRMLGEALRADYEINVATSGQKALDIAFSSTPPDLILLDVMMPQMDGYEVMQRLQANENTQSIPVIFVTAKDEEKDEEVGLKLRAVDYITKPISLPIVKARVANHMALLEARREVQTAYNQLSTEMDKMAALQKKLMPNSDYRDDHTIISGMYRPSGKASGDYYDFFRMDDRLRLVVADVSGHGARAAFIVGLVRSVFHASRTTRMGLADIADIINRQLLDSVGEEGDFVTMIAADIHTDTGYIDFINAGHCPGILRTSTNDFVHLESQTAMLGLFEAEFEAQAIQPGETFSLFLYTDGIYEWFIAPEELYGANRFVQRIENELSKNALHHANDVPGIVAADAKSTPRFEDDLTALFIQFSTTSIGTHDEPAA from the coding sequence ATGACCGATCGCCGCCGGGTACTCATTGTTGACGATATGCCTCAAAATATTCGTATGCTCGGAGAAGCACTGCGTGCCGACTACGAAATTAATGTCGCGACGTCAGGACAAAAAGCACTCGATATCGCTTTTTCCTCTACTCCACCCGACCTTATTCTTCTTGACGTCATGATGCCTCAAATGGACGGCTATGAAGTAATGCAACGCCTTCAGGCCAATGAAAATACCCAGTCCATCCCGGTTATTTTTGTTACAGCAAAAGATGAGGAAAAAGACGAAGAAGTCGGGCTCAAGCTCAGAGCTGTTGATTATATCACCAAGCCTATTAGTCTTCCTATTGTCAAAGCCCGAGTTGCCAATCACATGGCGTTGCTCGAAGCTCGACGTGAAGTCCAAACCGCCTACAATCAACTGTCGACGGAAATGGACAAAATGGCGGCGTTGCAAAAAAAGCTTATGCCCAACTCGGATTACCGAGATGATCATACGATTATTTCGGGGATGTACCGTCCATCCGGCAAAGCCAGTGGCGACTATTACGACTTCTTCCGCATGGATGACCGTCTTCGTCTTGTGGTGGCCGATGTATCCGGGCACGGTGCCCGAGCAGCGTTCATTGTCGGTCTTGTGCGATCTGTTTTTCATGCAAGTCGAACGACACGCATGGGATTGGCCGACATTGCCGACATCATTAATCGCCAATTGCTCGATTCTGTGGGAGAGGAGGGGGATTTCGTCACGATGATTGCGGCCGATATCCATACGGATACGGGATATATTGATTTCATCAATGCCGGGCATTGTCCGGGAATTCTTCGGACCAGCACGAACGACTTTGTCCATCTTGAGAGTCAGACCGCCATGCTCGGACTCTTTGAAGCCGAATTTGAAGCCCAGGCCATACAGCCAGGAGAGACATTTTCTTTATTTCTCTATACCGATGGAATTTATGAGTGGTTCATTGCGCCAGAAGAACTCTACGGAGCGAACCGCTTTGTTCAGCGCATTGAGAACGAACTCTCCAAGAATGCATTGCATCATGCAAACGATGTTCCCGGTATTGTGGCTGCAGACGCCAAGAGCACCCCGCGCTTCGAAGACGACCTTACTGCGCTCTTTATTCAATTCAGCACGACAAGCATAGGAACACATGATGAGCCGGCCGCGTAA
- a CDS encoding GNAT family N-acetyltransferase: protein MTHPRPTIPETVNAVWHRSISDIDRTDWDRLCGPSVSPFLEWDWLHLLEDSGSANQDTGWLPLHLTLSHQDHIIAAAPLYLRFDSTGEFVFDQIWANVALRLGLPYYPKLVGMSPFTPAAGYTFLTDPTFNQHLLQEALFATLADFSEHNALHSLAFNFIDPAWKPELESRGYSLWEHQGFVWKNANYGHFDDFLSNLKPNRRKTIRRERKSLLNAGITTQVLQGDEITPEVLDWMYEVYVNTNDKFGRFSCKFLTKKFFDGLLGPVRRHLLFVVARQNNNARPIAMALLAHKNGILYGRYWGTFEHIPFLHFEVCYYTPIEWAIANGLHTFDPGMGGEHKTLRGFLSTTNYSAHLLLDSRMREIMRINMDKVNSLEREHIEALNELLPYKEDEEHQGTDRE from the coding sequence ATGACCCACCCCAGACCAACAATTCCCGAAACCGTCAACGCGGTCTGGCATCGCTCCATTTCCGATATTGATCGCACCGACTGGGACCGCCTTTGCGGCCCTTCAGTCTCGCCATTCCTCGAATGGGACTGGCTTCACCTGCTTGAGGATTCAGGGAGTGCCAATCAGGACACCGGCTGGCTTCCGCTGCACCTGACATTAAGCCACCAAGATCATATTATTGCAGCGGCCCCCCTCTATCTGCGCTTTGATAGCACCGGTGAATTCGTTTTTGATCAGATATGGGCCAACGTCGCGCTCCGCCTGGGGTTGCCGTATTATCCAAAACTTGTTGGTATGAGTCCGTTTACACCAGCAGCGGGGTACACGTTCCTGACGGATCCAACCTTTAATCAACATCTTCTGCAAGAAGCGCTTTTTGCGACACTGGCCGACTTCAGCGAACACAATGCACTTCACTCTTTGGCGTTCAACTTTATTGACCCTGCATGGAAACCTGAACTCGAAAGTCGGGGCTATAGTTTATGGGAGCATCAAGGGTTCGTCTGGAAGAACGCCAACTACGGTCATTTCGACGACTTTTTATCCAATCTCAAGCCGAATCGACGCAAGACCATACGGCGAGAACGAAAAAGCCTACTCAACGCAGGAATAACGACGCAAGTTCTTCAGGGAGATGAGATTACTCCCGAAGTTCTGGATTGGATGTATGAGGTCTATGTCAATACGAACGATAAATTCGGCCGATTTAGCTGTAAATTTCTCACAAAAAAATTTTTTGACGGGCTTCTTGGACCAGTAAGACGTCACCTCCTCTTTGTTGTTGCCCGACAAAACAATAACGCTCGCCCTATCGCCATGGCTTTGCTCGCGCATAAGAATGGTATCTTGTATGGTCGATATTGGGGCACATTCGAACATATTCCCTTCCTGCATTTCGAGGTATGTTATTACACCCCGATAGAATGGGCCATTGCCAACGGCTTACATACTTTTGATCCGGGCATGGGAGGCGAACACAAGACATTACGTGGTTTTCTCTCCACAACAAATTATTCCGCCCACTTACTCTTGGATTCAAGAATGCGTGAAATCATGCGCATCAATATGGACAAAGTGAATTCGCTCGAACGTGAACACATCGAGGCATTGAATGAATTACTTCCCTACAAAGAAGACGAAGAGCATCAAGGCACAGACAGGGAATAA